One genomic window of Clostridioides sp. ES-S-0054-01 includes the following:
- a CDS encoding sensor histidine kinase, with product MRFKDFLKDKIGFLVYNFTFLIFTIAVIIFSPVDIFLIDTILYILIVNVVFLFLYLLISYIKKNKFLDNIKNDTFKINTSDIELAKCKNEEKIYLNIIKNYQYQCNNIINNNIKKFEENKEILNMWVHDVKMPIAIIKLILEQNENLIDEKISDDLDSEIFRIENSVEKILYLSRLEDFHKDFLIQEVNIEKIIRDIIRKYSKYFISKKIILNLNHLNFKVLSDEKWLYFIFEQLLSNSLKYSSLGDNISIYCKKTKNYLQLRVEDTGCGIKKEDLNRIFSKGFTGNNGRNNSKSTGLGLYLVKELCDKLGHKIDVDSEYNQYTKFTITFKCDL from the coding sequence AATAGCTGTTATTATATTTTCTCCTGTAGATATTTTTCTAATTGATACTATTTTATATATATTAATTGTAAATGTTGTGTTTTTATTTTTATATCTACTTATTAGCTACATCAAGAAGAATAAATTTTTAGATAATATAAAGAATGATACATTCAAAATTAATACAAGTGATATAGAATTAGCTAAATGTAAAAATGAAGAAAAAATATATTTGAACATCATCAAAAATTATCAATATCAGTGCAATAACATAATAAACAATAATATTAAGAAGTTTGAAGAAAATAAAGAGATTTTGAATATGTGGGTACATGATGTAAAAATGCCTATTGCTATAATAAAACTTATCCTCGAGCAAAATGAAAATTTAATTGATGAAAAAATTTCAGATGACCTAGATAGTGAAATATTTAGAATTGAAAACTCTGTTGAAAAAATTTTATATTTATCAAGACTTGAGGATTTTCATAAGGATTTTTTGATTCAAGAAGTAAATATCGAAAAAATTATTAGGGATATTATAAGAAAATACTCAAAGTATTTTATTTCAAAAAAAATTATTTTAAACTTAAATCATTTGAATTTTAAAGTTTTATCTGATGAAAAATGGCTCTACTTCATATTCGAGCAATTATTGAGTAATTCCCTAAAATACTCCTCATTAGGAGATAATATATCTATCTATTGCAAAAAAACCAAAAATTATTTACAATTAAGAGTGGAAGATACTGGCTGTGGTATAAAAAAAGAAGATTTAAATCGAATATTCAGTAAGGGATTTACAGGTAATAATGGAAGAAATAATTCTAAATCTACAGGGCTTGGACTTTATTTAGTAAAAGAACTTTGTGACAAACTTGGTCATAAAATTGATGTAGATTCAGAGTACAATCAATATACAAAATTTACTATTACATTCAAATGTGATTTATAG